From a single Lolium rigidum isolate FL_2022 chromosome 7, APGP_CSIRO_Lrig_0.1, whole genome shotgun sequence genomic region:
- the LOC124673250 gene encoding ricin B-like lectin R40G2: MFGFGHHHSQAPPSSGPNQIFKIFCRASEDYVLAVRDGEVVLAPVNPKDDTQHWLKDMRFSTTVKDEEGMPAFALVNKGTGLAVKHSIGQSHPVKLVPFNPAYEDASVLWTESKDVGKGFRCIRMVNNNRLGFDALNGDKDHGGVHDGTTIVLWEWCKGDNQCWKILPWAEAHAAVDSGACAGNGGGPPVHAVRIFSKASEEYSLTARNGTVVLAPTNPRDEYQHWIKDMRHGSKIRDEEGYPAFAIVNKVTGECIKHSTGQGHPVKLVPYNPGYQDESVLWTESRDVGKGFRCVRMVNNIYLNFDAFHGDKAHGGVHDGTEIVLWKWCEGDNQRWKILPWSVGRHALSRSSSYLAMDYYRRHENYGGYGMATPGYGMATPGYAPPVPYGMSQVNIEGNCGGRTLPPQPTVKVYCRANPNYAMSVRNGKVVLAPANPKDEYQHWIKDMRHSTSIKDEEGYPAFALVNKATGEAIKHSLGQSHAVRLVPYNPDFLDESVLWTESRDVGNGFRCVRMVNNIYLNFDALNGDKYHGGVRDGTEVVLWKWCEGDNQRWKIQPYY; encoded by the exons ATGTTCGGCTTCGGGCACCACCACAGCCAGGCGCCGCCGTCGTCCGGCCCGAACCAGATCTTCAAGATCTTCTGCCGCGCCTCCGAGGACTATGTCCTGGCCGTCCGCGACGGCGAGGTCGTGCTCGcccccgtcaaccccaaggacgACACCCAGCACTGGCTCAAGGACATGCGGTTCAGCACCACCGTCAAGGACGAGGAGGGCATGCCGGCGTTCGCGCTCGTCAACAAGGGCACCGGCCTCGCCGTCAAGCACTCCATCGGCCAGTCCCACCCC GTGAAGCTGGTGCCGTTCAACCCGGCGTACGAGGACGCGTCGGTGCTGTGGACGGAGAGCAAGGACGTGGGCAAGGGGTTCCGCTGCATCCGCATGGTCAACAACAACCGCCTCGGCTTTGACGCCCTCAACGGCGACAAGGACCACGGCGGCGTGCACGACGGCACCACCATCGTGCTCTGGGAGTGGTGCAAGGGGGACAACCAGTGCTGGAAGATCCTGCCATGGGCCGAGGCGCACGCCGCCGTCGACTCCGGCGCCTGTGCCGGCAACGGCGGAGGGCCACCCGTGCACGCCGTGCGCATCTTCTCCAAGGCCAGCGAGGAATACAGCCTCACCGCCCGCAACGGCACCGTCGTCCTCGCGCCCACCAACCCCAGAGACGAGTACCAG CACTGGATCAAGGACATGAGGCACGGCAGCAAGATCAGGGACGAAGAAGGGTACCCTGCCTTCGCCATAGTGAACAAGGTCACCGGCGAGTGCATCAAGCACTCCACCGGCCAGGGCCACCCGGTGAAGCTGGTGCCGTACAACCCGGGGTACCAGGACGAGTCGGTGCTGTGGACGGAGAGCCGCGACGTCGGCAAGGGCTTCCGCTGCGTGCGCATGGTGAACAACATCTACCTCAACTTCGACGCCTTCCACGGCGACAAGGCACACGGCGGCGTCCACGACGGCACCGAGATCGTGCTCTGGAAGTGGTGCGAGGGCGACAACCAGCGCTGGAAGATCCTCCCCTGGT CCGTCGGTCGCCATGCATTGTCCAGATCGAGCAGCTATCTAGCCATGGATTACTACCGTCGCCACGAGAACTACGGTGGGTATGGAATGGCAACACCGGGGTACGGGATGGCAACTCCGGGGTACGCGCCGCCGGTGCCATACGGCATGTCTCAGGTGAACATCGAGGGCAACTGCGGTGGCCGTACCCTGCCGCCGCAGCCCACGGTGAAGGTGTACTGCCGGGCCAACCCCAACTACGCCATGTCCGTCCGCAACGGCAAGGTCGTGCTCGCGCCGGCCAACCCCAAGGACGAGTACCAG CACTGGATCAAGGACATGAGGCACAGCACCAGCATCAAGGACGAGGAGGGGTACCCGGCCTTCGCCCTGGTGAACAAGGCCACAGGGGAAGCCATCAAGCACTCCCTTGGCCAGTCCCACGCT GTTCGGCTTGTGCCTTACAACCCTGACTTCCTGGACGAGTCGGTGCTGTGGACGGAGAGCCGGGACGTGGGCAACGGCTTCCGCTGCGTGCGCATGGTGAACAACATCTACCTCAACTTCGACGCCCTCAACGGCGACAAGTACCACGGCGGCGTCCGCGACGGCACCGAGGTCGTGCTCTGGAAGTGGTGCGAGGGCGACAACCAGCGCTGGAAGATCCAGCCTTACTACTGA